CTGTCAGGCTAACTAGCCGACTCCCTCTTTTTTCTTTGAAAGGGAGATAAGGTTGACCTTTTCCGCTTCGTCGTTTGCCTTGTACACGGATTCCTGCTGGCGGTGCAGCTGCTCTTTTCGTGCCTTCCATCCAGCCATTGCGGCGCGGTGGTCGTCTGAAAGATTATTGTCTTCGCTACCAGTCAAGTCTCTACGCACACTGTCAGCCGGGTCTGATTTTTAATCTTTTATTATTATCCGGCCACACTTTTTTATCAGGCGCCTGTGGAAAGTATCCTATGAAGGCCGTCAGGGTTGAGGATGCCGACATACGCAAGCCCATAGTCATAGCGGCCATGCAGGACATGGGCAACGTCGGGAGCATCGCCATCGACTTTATCAACAAGAGCCTCGGCACGCGGCCATTCAGGCACATCTCGATCCCGTTCCCAAATTATGTCGTCGACAACGGCGGGCACATCGATTTTCAGCGGGAAAAGTGGGAGTACAGGTACGGCTCTGGCGGGTCGGTCGTGGTATTTGGAGGCGGGATGGGCCAGCCCCAGACCAACCAAGAGCTTTATGACCTGTGCGAAGATGTCATCGACATCGCAAGGCAGTATTCTGCCCAGCTCGTGTACACGCTCGGTGCGTTCCACACCGACAGAAAGTACGGCAAGGCTCCCAAGACGTTTTTTGCGGCGACTACCCAAGAGCTTGCAGGGCAGATCCAGCGCCTCGGGCTTGAACCCACGCCCGGCTCGTCACTCATTACAGGATTTAACGGCCTCATCCTCGGCCTTGCCAAGGAGGCAGGCCTGCAGGGCATCGGGCTGTACGCAGAGATTGACGATCCGCAGGTGCCCCAGTTCCGTGCGGCAAAAAGCCTGCTTGCAACGCTCGAGAAACTGACGTACCAGAAATTCCGCGGCATGGAGGAGCTGGACGAGATGGCTTCGAGGGTAGAAAGCGAGGGCGGCAGCGGCGAATTCTAGAGCGCAGGGAAAGATTATTCGAGAAGCAAAATGGCCGATACGGAACCCAAAAAAATAGCTGACATTATTTTTTATAACATGTACCTACTGCGTATCATCCCAACTCACGCCAGCCCGCAATGTGCAGGCTCGGCTGATGATCGACACTTTTTGAGAATTGGACGTCTGTCTCCATTATTGTGTATAGGGCTCCCCGTGCACAGTATTATTGCCAATAATT
The sequence above is drawn from the Nitrososphaera viennensis EN76 genome and encodes:
- a CDS encoding PAC2 family protein, whose product is MKAVRVEDADIRKPIVIAAMQDMGNVGSIAIDFINKSLGTRPFRHISIPFPNYVVDNGGHIDFQREKWEYRYGSGGSVVVFGGGMGQPQTNQELYDLCEDVIDIARQYSAQLVYTLGAFHTDRKYGKAPKTFFAATTQELAGQIQRLGLEPTPGSSLITGFNGLILGLAKEAGLQGIGLYAEIDDPQVPQFRAAKSLLATLEKLTYQKFRGMEELDEMASRVESEGGSGEF